The sequence GGTGCCGCCCGGGCACCGCGGCCCGTGCATGCCGGCCGCTGCCTGCCACGCACGCGGAAGGTGTCACGAAAGCCGCTCAGGCGGTGTCTGCGATGCGCTGTTCGAGAACTGCAATCTTGCCATCGAGCGGGTGCTGAATGTCCGGCCATATGTCGGCTTTGAGGACGAGTTGGACGCGGGGGGCTTTGGCGGCGACGGCTTCGGTGGCGCGTTTGACGACGTCCATGACCTCGTCCCATTCTCCTTCGATCATGGTGTACATGGAGTCGGCCTTTTGGTACCGCCGTCGTGTGCGGATCTGGGCGACGACGGGAAGGGCGGCACCGGCCGCCATGAACAGGGCTTCGATGCCGGTGCCGGGCGAGAACAGCGGGCCGAAGAACGGCGAGCGGGTGCGCAGGTAGGCGAGTTTGAGGGCCCACAACAGTGACACCAGGAGGATGCCGGTGCCGAGCCGCCGAGACACCGCGCGCAAAGTGGAGCTGGGGCATCGTCGCGACCGACGAGATGATCGGTCTGATCGCTCTGCGGCGGCGAACCCTGTCCATGGGCACCCTCAGCTACATCTTCCGCGAGGGCACCTGGGGCGATGGCT is a genomic window of Streptomyces gilvosporeus containing:
- a CDS encoding thiamine-binding protein, which encodes MSRRLGTGILLVSLLWALKLAYLRTRSPFFGPLFSPGTGIEALFMAAGAALPVVAQIRTRRRYQKADSMYTMIEGEWDEVMDVVKRATEAVAAKAPRVQLVLKADIWPDIQHPLDGKIAVLEQRIADTA